One stretch of Aeromicrobium fastidiosum DNA includes these proteins:
- the dnaA gene encoding chromosomal replication initiator protein DnaA has translation MQDGQDGPDEHLAQVWQRAVDTLSPGAKVWVYSAKPLTLHNNIMIVAVQDDLTRAQLESRVRPALEHAISTTLQQETRLVVTIEPSLIETLHSQQDDMSINRQVGAAYDVENDEDDDSGDEFVPSWAERTTAPPRIGTVAEARLNPRYLFENFVIGSSNRFAHAAAVAVAEAPGKAYNPLVIHGESGLGKTHLLHAIGHYVLNLYPSSRVRYVNSEEFTNDVINAIRENRTAALKRKYREIDVLLVDDIQFLEGKESTQTEFFHTFNALHNENKQIVMTSDRPPKNLTTLEDRLRNRFEWGLTTDVQPPDLETRIAILRKKAANEKLTAPADVLEFIASKVQTNIRELEGALIRATAFANLNGTTVDLQLAQIVLKDLIAEGEEPDITVGMIMAQTAAYSEFSIDDLCSTNRSRNLVLARQIAMYLCRELTDMSLPKIGQEFGNRDHTTVMHADRKIRKLMAEKHAVYNQVTELTARIKQQARQS, from the coding sequence ATGCAAGACGGCCAGGACGGTCCCGATGAACACCTCGCGCAGGTCTGGCAGCGAGCCGTCGACACGCTCTCGCCCGGTGCCAAGGTGTGGGTCTACTCGGCCAAGCCACTGACGCTGCACAACAACATCATGATCGTCGCGGTGCAGGACGACCTCACGCGCGCGCAGCTCGAGTCGCGGGTACGACCGGCGCTCGAGCACGCGATCAGCACGACCCTGCAGCAGGAGACCCGCTTGGTCGTCACGATTGAGCCCTCGCTGATCGAGACACTCCATAGTCAACAAGACGACATGTCGATAAATCGACAAGTAGGTGCGGCCTACGACGTTGAGAACGACGAGGACGACGACAGCGGCGACGAGTTCGTCCCGAGCTGGGCCGAGCGCACCACCGCGCCGCCACGCATCGGAACCGTCGCCGAGGCGCGCCTCAACCCGAGGTACCTGTTCGAGAACTTCGTCATCGGATCGTCCAACCGCTTCGCACATGCCGCTGCGGTCGCCGTGGCCGAGGCGCCCGGCAAGGCCTACAACCCGCTGGTCATCCACGGCGAGTCCGGGCTCGGCAAGACGCACCTGCTGCACGCGATCGGTCACTACGTCCTCAATCTCTACCCGTCGTCGCGCGTGCGCTACGTCAACAGCGAAGAGTTCACCAACGACGTCATCAACGCGATCCGCGAGAACCGGACGGCAGCCCTCAAGCGCAAGTACCGCGAGATCGACGTCCTGCTCGTCGACGACATCCAGTTCCTCGAGGGCAAGGAGTCGACGCAGACGGAGTTCTTCCACACCTTCAACGCGCTGCACAACGAGAACAAGCAGATCGTCATGACGTCCGACCGGCCGCCCAAGAACCTGACGACGCTCGAGGACCGTCTCCGCAACCGGTTCGAGTGGGGCCTCACGACCGACGTCCAGCCGCCCGACCTCGAGACCCGCATCGCGATCCTGCGCAAGAAGGCCGCCAACGAGAAGCTCACGGCGCCGGCCGACGTCCTCGAGTTCATCGCGAGCAAGGTGCAGACCAACATCCGCGAGCTCGAGGGCGCCTTGATCCGTGCCACGGCCTTCGCCAACCTCAACGGGACGACGGTCGACCTCCAGCTGGCACAGATCGTGCTCAAGGACCTCATCGCCGAGGGCGAGGAGCCCGACATCACGGTCGGCATGATCATGGCCCAGACCGCCGCGTACTCCGAGTTCTCGATCGACGACCTGTGCAGCACCAACCGCAGCCGCAACCTCGTGCTCGCACGGCAGATCGCGATGTACCTGTGCCGTGAGCTGACCGACATGTCGCTGCCCAAGATCGGCCAGGAGTTCGGCAACCGCGACCACACCACCGTGATGCACGCCGATCGCAAGATCCGCAAGCTCATGGCCGAGAAGCACGCGGT